A single window of Thermococcus sp. DNA harbors:
- a CDS encoding 30S ribosomal protein S27e, with product MALPKNLIPMPRSRFLRVKCIDCGNEQIVFSNPATTVRCLVCGATLVEPTGGKGVIKAKILEVLE from the coding sequence ATGGCTCTCCCGAAGAACCTCATACCCATGCCGAGGAGCAGGTTCCTCCGTGTCAAGTGCATCGACTGCGGCAACGAGCAGATCGTCTTCAGCAACCCGGCAACCACCGTTAGGTGCCTCGTCTGCGGTGCAACGCTCGTCGAGCCGACCGGTGGAAAGGGCGTCATCAAGGCCAAGATACTTGAGGTTCTTGAGTGA
- a CDS encoding 50S ribosomal protein L44e → MKYPKQIRTYCPYCKKHTIHKVEKVKKRPRSELSQGQRRFRRIMKGYRGFPRPNPAGREKPVKKLDLRFRCTVCGKAHTRGQGFRVKKFELVEV, encoded by the coding sequence ATGAAGTACCCGAAGCAGATAAGGACTTACTGCCCCTACTGTAAGAAGCACACGATCCACAAGGTCGAGAAGGTCAAAAAGAGGCCGAGGAGCGAGCTCAGCCAGGGCCAGAGGCGCTTCAGGAGAATCATGAAGGGTTACCGCGGTTTCCCGAGGCCGAACCCGGCCGGAAGGGAGAAGCCGGTCAAGAAGCTTGACCTCCGCTTCAGGTGCACCGTCTGCGGCAAGGCCCACACCAGGGGACAGGGCTTCCGCGTGAAGAAGTTTGAGCTGGTGGAGGTGTGA